In Amia ocellicauda isolate fAmiCal2 chromosome 7, fAmiCal2.hap1, whole genome shotgun sequence, one genomic interval encodes:
- the dnase1l1l gene encoding deoxyribonuclease I-like 1-like — protein sequence MKLAILVVLLCLWRINPCLKICAFNIRSFGETKSSNKQVMDILVKIIARCDICLIQEVRDSKGEAIPTLVKELNKFDGSHSYSYVESKRLGKNSYKEQYVYIFRNDVLQVRDYFQYPDPEEGDPELFSREPFIVRFHSPQTAVKDFILVGQHTCPRMAMREMDGLFQVFQGVRKRWRTQNIMFLGDLNAACSYVTAKGWDSVRLRKNPDFYWLIGDEADTTVSERTHCAYDRIVVHGKEFLNGIIPNSAQPFNFKKKFQLSEEEALEVSDHFPVEVDLKLNTRYLHHHEL from the exons ATGAAGTTGGCCATCCTGGTTGTGCTACTGTGCCTCTGGAGGATAAACCCATGCTTAAAAATCTGTGCCTTCAACATCAGGAGCTTTGGGGAGACCAAGTCCAGCAACAAGCAAGTGATGGACATTCTGGTCAAG ATCATAGCCCGCTGTGACATTTGTCTCATTCAAGAGGTGCGAGACTCAAAGGGCGAGGCCATTCCTACCCTGGTTAAAGAACTGAACAA GTTCGATGGATCCCATTCGTACTCCTATGTGGAGAGTAAGAGGCTGGGGAAAAACAGCTATAAGGAGCAGTATGTCTATATATTCAG GAATGATGTGTTGCAGGTCCGAGACTACTTTCAGTATCCAGACCCAGAGGAGGGCGACCCAGAGCTGTTCTCCAGGGAGCCCTTCATCGTGCGTTTCCACTCGCCCCAGACCG CGGTGAAGGACTTCATCCTCGTGGGGCAGCACACATGTCCGCGAATGGCCATGCGCGAGATGGACGGGCTTTTCCAGGTGTTCCAGGGGGTGCGCAAACGCTGGAGGACTCAG AACATCATGTTCCTGGGGGACCTCAACGCAGCCTGCAGCTACGTCACAGCTAAGGGCTGGGACTCCGTTCGCCTCCGCAAGAACCCGGATTTCTATTGGTTGATCGGAGACGAAGCGGACACGACCGTGAGCGAGAGAACACACTGCGCCTATGACAG GATCGTGGTGCACGGCAAGGAATTTCTCAACGGCATCATCCCCAACTCGGCACAGCCGTTTAACTTCAAGAAGAAATTCCAGCTCTCAGAGGAAGAG GCACTGGAAGTAAGTGATCACTTTCCCGTGGAGGTAGACTTGAAACTGAACACCCGATACCTGCATCACCATGAACTTTGA
- the rpl10 gene encoding large ribosomal subunit protein uL16, producing the protein MGRRPARCYRYCKNKPYPKSRFCRGVPDPKIRIFDLGRKKAKVDEFPLCGHMVSDEYEQLSSEALEAARICANKYMVKTCGKDGFHIRVRLHPFHVIRINKMLSCAGADRLQTGMRGAFGKPQGTVARVHIGQVIMSVRTKASNKEHIIEALRRAKFKFPGRQKIHISKKYGFTKFNTCDFDDMIAEKRLIPDGCGVKYIPSRGPLDHWRALHTQ; encoded by the exons ATGGGGCGCCGACCTGCCCGTTG CTACAGATACTGTAAGAACAAGCCTTACCCCAAGTCGCGTTTCTGCAGGGGTGTGCCTG ACCCCAAGATTCGCATCTTTGACCTGGGCAGGAAGAAGGCTAAGGTTGATGAGTTCCCCCTGTGTGGTCACATGGTTTCTGATGAATATGAGCAGCTGTCCTCTGAAG CGCTGGAGGCCGCTCGTATCTGTGCCAACAAGTACATGGTGAAGACCTGTGGCAAGGACGGCTTCCACATCCGCGTCCGCCTGCACCCCTTCCACGTCATCCGCATCAACAAGATGTTGTCCTGCGCTGGGGCTGACAG GCTCCAGACTGGGATGAGAGGCGCCTTCGGGAAGCCCCAGGGGACGGTGGCCCGAGTCCACATTGGCCAGGTCATCATGTCCGTCCGCACCAAGGCCAGTAACAAGGAGCACATCATCGAGGCTCTGCGCCGCGCCAAGTTCAAGTTCCCCGGACGCCAGAAG ATCCACATCTCGAAGAAGTACGGCTTCACCAAGTTCAACACCTGCGACTTCGACGACATGATCGCGGAGAAGAGGCTGATCCCGGACGGCTGTGGGGTGAAGTACATCCCCAGCCGCGGGCCCCTGGACCACTGGCGTGCCCTGCACACTCAGTAG
- the LOC136753694 gene encoding otolith matrix protein OMM-64 isoform X2, with translation MEQELEDLLSQAFSTSDPEFSTCIDEDLDFEASSYLEEGDAFQKLPSVAEEDEEQEEEPGMGWERLANDNGDENRVLTEQNLVEGESQEEGSGDEDVANNNQKQAGEEEDEEEEEEEGEAEEEDGGHYQSDPLENNYTSSHVGQKEYQEGQITDRVAQGNGQDGSASDGSASEGSASDQSDSDDGNMDDDGEGSSEAREDLVGCVIPEISLETIGDLHDFSEEDLGAVREGYADYLEEGADAEAALIEGPLEGFGKGAAGSVEGLPVFLERGDLKGDDQAESESESSGEEMEDELKDLEDDQGVCMDEDRDQEDPQERGQSDSDNSIDEEGELEREDVEDMDNIDLSDVEGTDSGDAGGGEGDHTAHVPEEPFQFMSEEKEPEPTAEDHRGALCEEDRIDVLDVLVGSEDETDLFTNSDNHEMDFSLKGDDFLQISVGETESTSIKDVGGPSQFKDAADEEGEGHRFDDSRLNVMDQMTREEETEEVLVQGDLMSIETLGFHLEGKGKFEVDEDQESLGKVDPAGLWAQDSSDRSSESSLEGPDEMEDFRALGVPIGPLKGADTLTPEEPTEVPDKYQRLLPGTQDVQLRSIMGDFHTEDMYLKTRSTREGDSEEEEEEEEEEEEEQEEEDLDLEESSDYEREILGPRNPLSTYRSPEIGQDSDSEEAENFANADSQGSIWETQMGRLREYQSATAAKKEDLDQPRIEAFNRFYDNDHENGKTVTSKAGGPAEKKTTVRFSLEREHRPVRPLRDTESSDSDTPNSSPDSRDSSHSLLTHQRKRAAEKIRHPVQLEDDSDNEGLSERCVLLLDQSRTTQAGLNRLSKELKAQQRGLKAPSVLWTVLRICLVLALGIVMFWWTTGQLDLTFFQDLFDL, from the exons ATGGAGCAGGAATTGGAAGATCTCCTCAGCCAAGCATTTTCAACTTCTG ACCCTGAATTCTCTACCTGCATAGATGAAGACCTAGACTTCGAGGCTTCGTCATACCTGGAAGAGGGAGATGCCTTTCAGAAGCTCCCCTCAGTGgcggaggaggatgaggagcaAGAGGAAGAGCCAGGGATGGGCTGGGAGCGCCTGGCCAACGATAACGGAGACGAGAACCGAGTCCTGACCGAGCAGAATTTGGTGGAGGGAGAGAGCCAGGAGGAGGGGAGTGGAGACGAGGACGTAGCCAATAACAACCAGAaacaggcaggagaggaggaggatgaggaggaggaggaggaagagggggaggcagaGGAGGAAGACGGAGGGCATTATCAGTCAGATCCCCTGGAAAACAATTACACTTCCTCCCATGTGGGCCAAAAAGAGTACCAAGAAGGGCAAATCACAGACAGAGTAGCCCAAGGGAACGGCCAGGATGGGTCTGCCTCGGATGGGTCTGCCTCGGAAGGGTCTGCCTCGGATCAATCTGACTCGGATGATGGAAACATGGACGATGATGGAGAGGGTTCTTCAGAGGCCAGAGAGGACCTGGTGGGATGTGTAATCCCTGAAATAAGCCTGGAGACCATTGGGGACCTGCATGATTTCTCAGAGGAAGATTTGGGTGCGGTGAGAGAAGGGTATGCAGACTACCTGGAGGAGGGAGCAGATGCCGAGGCTGCTCTCATAGAGGGTCCTTTAGAGGGGTTCGGAAAAGGAGCCGCAGGGAGTGTGGAAGGGCTGCCTGTCTTCTTGGAGAGAGGCGACCTAAAAGGAGATGATCAAGCGGAATCAGAATCTGAATCTTCAGGAGAGGAGATGGAAGATGAGCTGAAGGATTTGGAGGACGATCAAGGGGTTTGTATGGACGAGGACAGGGACCAAGAGGACCCACAAGAGCGAGGGCAATCAGACTCGGATAATTCAATAGATGAGGAGGGAGAGCTGGAAAGGGAAGATGTGGAAGATATGGACAATATAGACTTGAGTGATGTAGAGGGTACAGATTCTGGAGATGCTGGAGGAGGTGAAGGAGACCACACTGCTCATGTTCCTGAAGAGCCTTTCCAGTTCATGTCTGAAGAAAAAGAGCCTGAACCCACAGCAGAGGATCACAGAGGTGCTCTCTGTGAGGAAGACAGAATAGATGTGCTGGACGTTCTGGTGGGCTCTGAGGATGAAACAGACCTTTTCACAAACTCAGACAATCATGAGATGGATTTCAGCCTGAAAGGTGATGATTTTCTCCAAATCTCAGTGGGAGAGACTGAAAGCACCTCAATCAAAGATGTGGGAGGACCTTCTCAGTTCAAAGACGCTGCAGATGAAGAAGGTGAGGGTCACAGGTTTGATGATTCACGCTTGAATGTCATGGATCAAATGACCAGGGAGGAGGAGACTGAGGAAGTCCTAGTCCAAGGGGACTTGATGAGTATCGAAACACTGGGATTTCACCTGGAAGGCAAAGGGAAGTTTGAAGTTGATGAGGATCAAGAATCTTTGGGAAAAGTGGATCCAGCTGGTTTGTGGGCACAAGACAGCTCGGACAGAAGCTCGGAAAGCAGTCTTGAGGGACCAGATGAGATGGAAGATTTCAGGGCTTTGGGCGTCCCAATTGGACCGTTAAAGGGAGCAGATACCCTAACCCCTGAAGAACCCACGGAAGTGCCAGACAAATATCAAAGGCTTTTACCGGGGACCCAAGATGTCCAGCTGAGGAGCATTATGGGAGACTTTCATACCGAGGACATGTATCTCAAGACCAGGTCTACAAGAGAGGGTGActctgaagaagaagaagaagaagaagaagaagaagaagaagaacaggaGGAAGAAGATCTGGATTTGGAAGAATCCTCTGATTATGAAAGGGAGATTCTGGGCCCCAGAAACCCTCTGTCCACCTACAGATCACCGGAGATTGGGCAGGACTCAGATTCTGAAGAGGCAGAGAACTTTGCTAATGCAGATTCCCAGGGCTCTATCTGGGAGACGCAGATGGGACGTCTGAGGGAGTATCAGAGTGCCACCGCTGCCAAGAAGGAAGATCTGGACCAACCAAGAATCGAGGCCTTCAACCGCTTTTATGACAATGACCATGAAAATGGCAAAACTGTGACCTCCAAAG CAGGCGGGCCGGCGGAGAAGAAAACCACGGTGCGCTTCTCTCTGGAGAGGGAGCACAGACCCGTCCGTcccctgagagacacagagag CAGCGACTCGGACACCCCGAACAGCTCTCCGGACTCGAGAGATTCCTCCCACTCGCTCCTGACCCATCAGAGGAAACGGGCGGCAGAGAAGATCAGACACCCAGTGCAGCTTGAG GATGACAGCGACAACGAGGGCCTGTCTGAGAGGTGCGTCCTTCTCCTGGACCAGAGCCGTACGACTCAGGCAGGTTTGAACCGCCTGAGCAAGGAACTGAAGGCGCAGCAGAGAGGTCTGAAG GCTCCCTCTGTGCTGTGGACAGTCCTGAGAATCTGCCTGGTGTTAGCCCTGGGGATTGTGATGTTTTGGTGGACCACTGGCCAACTGGACCTAACCTTCTTTCAAGACCTCTTCGACCTCTAG
- the LOC136753694 gene encoding otolith matrix protein OMM-64 isoform X1 — MEQELEDLLSQAFSTSDPEFSTCIDEDLDFEASSYLEEGDAFQKLPSVAEEDEEQEEEPGMGWERLANDNGDENRVLTEQNLVEGESQEEGSGDEDVANNNQKQAGEEEDEEEEEEEGEAEEEDGGHYQSDPLENNYTSSHVGQKEYQEGQITDRVAQGNGQDGSASDGSASEGSASDQSDSDDGNMDDDGEGSSEAREDLVGCVIPEISLETIGDLHDFSEEDLGAVREGYADYLEEGADAEAALIEGPLEGFGKGAAGSVEGLPVFLERGDLKGDDQAESESESSGEEMEDELKDLEDDQGVCMDEDRDQEDPQERGQSDSDNSIDEEGELEREDVEDMDNIDLSDVEGTDSGDAGGGEGDHTAHVPEEPFQFMSEEKEPEPTAEDHRGALCEEDRIDVLDVLVGSEDETDLFTNSDNHEMDFSLKGDDFLQISVGETESTSIKDVGGPSQFKDAADEEGEGHRFDDSRLNVMDQMTREEETEEVLVQGDLMSIETLGFHLEGKGKFEVDEDQESLGKVDPAGLWAQDSSDRSSESSLEGPDEMEDFRALGVPIGPLKGADTLTPEEPTEVPDKYQRLLPGTQDVQLRSIMGDFHTEDMYLKTRSTREGDSEEEEEEEEEEEEEQEEEDLDLEESSDYEREILGPRNPLSTYRSPEIGQDSDSEEAENFANADSQGSIWETQMGRLREYQSATAAKKEDLDQPRIEAFNRFYDNDHENGKTVTSKAGGPAEKKTTVRFSLEREHRPVRPLRDTESSDSDTPNSSPDSRDSSHSLLTHQRKRAAEKIRHPVQLEDDSDNEGLSERCVLLLDQSRTTQAGLNRLSKELKAQQRGLKQAPSVLWTVLRICLVLALGIVMFWWTTGQLDLTFFQDLFDL; from the exons ATGGAGCAGGAATTGGAAGATCTCCTCAGCCAAGCATTTTCAACTTCTG ACCCTGAATTCTCTACCTGCATAGATGAAGACCTAGACTTCGAGGCTTCGTCATACCTGGAAGAGGGAGATGCCTTTCAGAAGCTCCCCTCAGTGgcggaggaggatgaggagcaAGAGGAAGAGCCAGGGATGGGCTGGGAGCGCCTGGCCAACGATAACGGAGACGAGAACCGAGTCCTGACCGAGCAGAATTTGGTGGAGGGAGAGAGCCAGGAGGAGGGGAGTGGAGACGAGGACGTAGCCAATAACAACCAGAaacaggcaggagaggaggaggatgaggaggaggaggaggaagagggggaggcagaGGAGGAAGACGGAGGGCATTATCAGTCAGATCCCCTGGAAAACAATTACACTTCCTCCCATGTGGGCCAAAAAGAGTACCAAGAAGGGCAAATCACAGACAGAGTAGCCCAAGGGAACGGCCAGGATGGGTCTGCCTCGGATGGGTCTGCCTCGGAAGGGTCTGCCTCGGATCAATCTGACTCGGATGATGGAAACATGGACGATGATGGAGAGGGTTCTTCAGAGGCCAGAGAGGACCTGGTGGGATGTGTAATCCCTGAAATAAGCCTGGAGACCATTGGGGACCTGCATGATTTCTCAGAGGAAGATTTGGGTGCGGTGAGAGAAGGGTATGCAGACTACCTGGAGGAGGGAGCAGATGCCGAGGCTGCTCTCATAGAGGGTCCTTTAGAGGGGTTCGGAAAAGGAGCCGCAGGGAGTGTGGAAGGGCTGCCTGTCTTCTTGGAGAGAGGCGACCTAAAAGGAGATGATCAAGCGGAATCAGAATCTGAATCTTCAGGAGAGGAGATGGAAGATGAGCTGAAGGATTTGGAGGACGATCAAGGGGTTTGTATGGACGAGGACAGGGACCAAGAGGACCCACAAGAGCGAGGGCAATCAGACTCGGATAATTCAATAGATGAGGAGGGAGAGCTGGAAAGGGAAGATGTGGAAGATATGGACAATATAGACTTGAGTGATGTAGAGGGTACAGATTCTGGAGATGCTGGAGGAGGTGAAGGAGACCACACTGCTCATGTTCCTGAAGAGCCTTTCCAGTTCATGTCTGAAGAAAAAGAGCCTGAACCCACAGCAGAGGATCACAGAGGTGCTCTCTGTGAGGAAGACAGAATAGATGTGCTGGACGTTCTGGTGGGCTCTGAGGATGAAACAGACCTTTTCACAAACTCAGACAATCATGAGATGGATTTCAGCCTGAAAGGTGATGATTTTCTCCAAATCTCAGTGGGAGAGACTGAAAGCACCTCAATCAAAGATGTGGGAGGACCTTCTCAGTTCAAAGACGCTGCAGATGAAGAAGGTGAGGGTCACAGGTTTGATGATTCACGCTTGAATGTCATGGATCAAATGACCAGGGAGGAGGAGACTGAGGAAGTCCTAGTCCAAGGGGACTTGATGAGTATCGAAACACTGGGATTTCACCTGGAAGGCAAAGGGAAGTTTGAAGTTGATGAGGATCAAGAATCTTTGGGAAAAGTGGATCCAGCTGGTTTGTGGGCACAAGACAGCTCGGACAGAAGCTCGGAAAGCAGTCTTGAGGGACCAGATGAGATGGAAGATTTCAGGGCTTTGGGCGTCCCAATTGGACCGTTAAAGGGAGCAGATACCCTAACCCCTGAAGAACCCACGGAAGTGCCAGACAAATATCAAAGGCTTTTACCGGGGACCCAAGATGTCCAGCTGAGGAGCATTATGGGAGACTTTCATACCGAGGACATGTATCTCAAGACCAGGTCTACAAGAGAGGGTGActctgaagaagaagaagaagaagaagaagaagaagaagaagaacaggaGGAAGAAGATCTGGATTTGGAAGAATCCTCTGATTATGAAAGGGAGATTCTGGGCCCCAGAAACCCTCTGTCCACCTACAGATCACCGGAGATTGGGCAGGACTCAGATTCTGAAGAGGCAGAGAACTTTGCTAATGCAGATTCCCAGGGCTCTATCTGGGAGACGCAGATGGGACGTCTGAGGGAGTATCAGAGTGCCACCGCTGCCAAGAAGGAAGATCTGGACCAACCAAGAATCGAGGCCTTCAACCGCTTTTATGACAATGACCATGAAAATGGCAAAACTGTGACCTCCAAAG CAGGCGGGCCGGCGGAGAAGAAAACCACGGTGCGCTTCTCTCTGGAGAGGGAGCACAGACCCGTCCGTcccctgagagacacagagag CAGCGACTCGGACACCCCGAACAGCTCTCCGGACTCGAGAGATTCCTCCCACTCGCTCCTGACCCATCAGAGGAAACGGGCGGCAGAGAAGATCAGACACCCAGTGCAGCTTGAG GATGACAGCGACAACGAGGGCCTGTCTGAGAGGTGCGTCCTTCTCCTGGACCAGAGCCGTACGACTCAGGCAGGTTTGAACCGCCTGAGCAAGGAACTGAAGGCGCAGCAGAGAGGTCTGAAG CAGGCTCCCTCTGTGCTGTGGACAGTCCTGAGAATCTGCCTGGTGTTAGCCCTGGGGATTGTGATGTTTTGGTGGACCACTGGCCAACTGGACCTAACCTTCTTTCAAGACCTCTTCGACCTCTAG
- the LOC136753694 gene encoding otolith matrix protein OMM-64 isoform X3, giving the protein MEQELEDLLSQAFSTSDPEFSTCIDEDLDFEASSYLEEGDAFQKLPSVAEEDEEQEEEPGMGWERLANDNGDENRVLTEQNLVEGESQEEGSGDEDVANNNQKQAGEEEDEEEEEEEGEAEEEDGGHYQSDPLENNYTSSHVGQKEYQEGQITDRVAQGNGQDGSASDGSASEGSASDQSDSDDGNMDDDGEGSSEAREDLVGCVIPEISLETIGDLHDFSEEDLGAVREGYADYLEEGADAEAALIEGPLEGFGKGAAGSVEGLPVFLERGDLKGDDQAESESESSGEEMEDELKDLEDDQGVCMDEDRDQEDPQERGQSDSDNSIDEEGELEREDVEDMDNIDLSDVEGTDSGDAGGGEGDHTAHVPEEPFQFMSEEKEPEPTAEDHRGALCEEDRIDVLDVLVGSEDETDLFTNSDNHEMDFSLKGDDFLQISVGETESTSIKDVGGPSQFKDAADEEGEGHRFDDSRLNVMDQMTREEETEEVLVQGDLMSIETLGFHLEGKGKFEVDEDQESLGKVDPAGLWAQDSSDRSSESSLEGPDEMEDFRALGVPIGPLKGADTLTPEEPTEVPDKYQRLLPGTQDVQLRSIMGDFHTEDMYLKTRSTREGDSEEEEEEEEEEEEEQEEEDLDLEESSDYEREILGPRNPLSTYRSPEIGQDSDSEEAENFANADSQGSIWETQMGRLREYQSATAAKKEDLDQPRIEAFNRFYDNDHENGKTVTSKGGPAEKKTTVRFSLEREHRPVRPLRDTESSDSDTPNSSPDSRDSSHSLLTHQRKRAAEKIRHPVQLEDDSDNEGLSERCVLLLDQSRTTQAGLNRLSKELKAQQRGLKQAPSVLWTVLRICLVLALGIVMFWWTTGQLDLTFFQDLFDL; this is encoded by the exons ATGGAGCAGGAATTGGAAGATCTCCTCAGCCAAGCATTTTCAACTTCTG ACCCTGAATTCTCTACCTGCATAGATGAAGACCTAGACTTCGAGGCTTCGTCATACCTGGAAGAGGGAGATGCCTTTCAGAAGCTCCCCTCAGTGgcggaggaggatgaggagcaAGAGGAAGAGCCAGGGATGGGCTGGGAGCGCCTGGCCAACGATAACGGAGACGAGAACCGAGTCCTGACCGAGCAGAATTTGGTGGAGGGAGAGAGCCAGGAGGAGGGGAGTGGAGACGAGGACGTAGCCAATAACAACCAGAaacaggcaggagaggaggaggatgaggaggaggaggaggaagagggggaggcagaGGAGGAAGACGGAGGGCATTATCAGTCAGATCCCCTGGAAAACAATTACACTTCCTCCCATGTGGGCCAAAAAGAGTACCAAGAAGGGCAAATCACAGACAGAGTAGCCCAAGGGAACGGCCAGGATGGGTCTGCCTCGGATGGGTCTGCCTCGGAAGGGTCTGCCTCGGATCAATCTGACTCGGATGATGGAAACATGGACGATGATGGAGAGGGTTCTTCAGAGGCCAGAGAGGACCTGGTGGGATGTGTAATCCCTGAAATAAGCCTGGAGACCATTGGGGACCTGCATGATTTCTCAGAGGAAGATTTGGGTGCGGTGAGAGAAGGGTATGCAGACTACCTGGAGGAGGGAGCAGATGCCGAGGCTGCTCTCATAGAGGGTCCTTTAGAGGGGTTCGGAAAAGGAGCCGCAGGGAGTGTGGAAGGGCTGCCTGTCTTCTTGGAGAGAGGCGACCTAAAAGGAGATGATCAAGCGGAATCAGAATCTGAATCTTCAGGAGAGGAGATGGAAGATGAGCTGAAGGATTTGGAGGACGATCAAGGGGTTTGTATGGACGAGGACAGGGACCAAGAGGACCCACAAGAGCGAGGGCAATCAGACTCGGATAATTCAATAGATGAGGAGGGAGAGCTGGAAAGGGAAGATGTGGAAGATATGGACAATATAGACTTGAGTGATGTAGAGGGTACAGATTCTGGAGATGCTGGAGGAGGTGAAGGAGACCACACTGCTCATGTTCCTGAAGAGCCTTTCCAGTTCATGTCTGAAGAAAAAGAGCCTGAACCCACAGCAGAGGATCACAGAGGTGCTCTCTGTGAGGAAGACAGAATAGATGTGCTGGACGTTCTGGTGGGCTCTGAGGATGAAACAGACCTTTTCACAAACTCAGACAATCATGAGATGGATTTCAGCCTGAAAGGTGATGATTTTCTCCAAATCTCAGTGGGAGAGACTGAAAGCACCTCAATCAAAGATGTGGGAGGACCTTCTCAGTTCAAAGACGCTGCAGATGAAGAAGGTGAGGGTCACAGGTTTGATGATTCACGCTTGAATGTCATGGATCAAATGACCAGGGAGGAGGAGACTGAGGAAGTCCTAGTCCAAGGGGACTTGATGAGTATCGAAACACTGGGATTTCACCTGGAAGGCAAAGGGAAGTTTGAAGTTGATGAGGATCAAGAATCTTTGGGAAAAGTGGATCCAGCTGGTTTGTGGGCACAAGACAGCTCGGACAGAAGCTCGGAAAGCAGTCTTGAGGGACCAGATGAGATGGAAGATTTCAGGGCTTTGGGCGTCCCAATTGGACCGTTAAAGGGAGCAGATACCCTAACCCCTGAAGAACCCACGGAAGTGCCAGACAAATATCAAAGGCTTTTACCGGGGACCCAAGATGTCCAGCTGAGGAGCATTATGGGAGACTTTCATACCGAGGACATGTATCTCAAGACCAGGTCTACAAGAGAGGGTGActctgaagaagaagaagaagaagaagaagaagaagaagaagaacaggaGGAAGAAGATCTGGATTTGGAAGAATCCTCTGATTATGAAAGGGAGATTCTGGGCCCCAGAAACCCTCTGTCCACCTACAGATCACCGGAGATTGGGCAGGACTCAGATTCTGAAGAGGCAGAGAACTTTGCTAATGCAGATTCCCAGGGCTCTATCTGGGAGACGCAGATGGGACGTCTGAGGGAGTATCAGAGTGCCACCGCTGCCAAGAAGGAAGATCTGGACCAACCAAGAATCGAGGCCTTCAACCGCTTTTATGACAATGACCATGAAAATGGCAAAACTGTGACCTCCAAAG GCGGGCCGGCGGAGAAGAAAACCACGGTGCGCTTCTCTCTGGAGAGGGAGCACAGACCCGTCCGTcccctgagagacacagagag CAGCGACTCGGACACCCCGAACAGCTCTCCGGACTCGAGAGATTCCTCCCACTCGCTCCTGACCCATCAGAGGAAACGGGCGGCAGAGAAGATCAGACACCCAGTGCAGCTTGAG GATGACAGCGACAACGAGGGCCTGTCTGAGAGGTGCGTCCTTCTCCTGGACCAGAGCCGTACGACTCAGGCAGGTTTGAACCGCCTGAGCAAGGAACTGAAGGCGCAGCAGAGAGGTCTGAAG CAGGCTCCCTCTGTGCTGTGGACAGTCCTGAGAATCTGCCTGGTGTTAGCCCTGGGGATTGTGATGTTTTGGTGGACCACTGGCCAACTGGACCTAACCTTCTTTCAAGACCTCTTCGACCTCTAG